One genomic segment of Helianthus annuus cultivar XRQ/B chromosome 14, HanXRQr2.0-SUNRISE, whole genome shotgun sequence includes these proteins:
- the LOC110907531 gene encoding 2-oxoglutarate-dependent dioxygenase AOP3, which translates to MRVVVSFNVPLSISPQFKEPQIKLPVIDLSSKSLDLNLSSWVTKCEEVRHALEEYRCFIAVYDGVSRELRDAIFLASQELFNLPTEVKALNILDTPYSGYSGQQAMLPLYESLGIEDVTTTEVAESFTKLMWPSGNQSFCESVLMYSKAVAELDQLVMKMVAKSYGIEEHYESIWGKCLVVLDDNRFGGNVKN; encoded by the exons AtgagggtagttgtgtcatttaaTGTACCGCTGAGCATTTCCCCCCAATTTAAAGAACCCCAAATCAAGCTTCCAGTTATTGATTTATCTTCAAAAAGTTTAGACTTGAATTTAAGTTCTTGGGTTACAAAGTGCGAAGAAGTTAGACACGCACTTGAAGAATACAGATGTTTCATAGCCGTGTATGATGGAGTATCTCGTGAACTTCGCGATGCAATTTTCCTTGCATCGCAAGAATTATTCAATCTTCCTACGGAAGTGAAAGCTTTAAACATTCTAGATACACCATATAGTGGTTATAGTGGGCAACAAGCCATGCTTCCTCTTTATGAAAGCTTAGGCATTGAAGATGTAACTACTACAGAAGTAGCTGAAAGCTTCACAAAACTCATGTGGCCCTCTGGAAATCAAAGCTTCTG TGAAAGTGTGTTGATGTATTCAAAGGCTGTAGCAGAACTTGATCAGCTAGTGATGAAAATGGTAGCAAAAAGTTATGGAATAGAGGAACATTATGAATCGATTTGGGGGAAATGTTTGGTAGTTCTTGATGATAATCGATTTGGGGGAAAtgtgaagaattag